AGACTTTTCTCCTTCCTAAAAATGCCCACTTCCCCTCCCGGCTGTGGCCACCTGAGCCAGGGGTTGAGAAGTCAGGACTCCTGTCCTGCAGGTCTGGAGGGGTTCCAAGTCCCACAGGGATCTGGCAGTGACCAGCGGCTGCTGTGTGTTCCTGGCCTGAGGCTTGGCCTCTCTGGGCTCTGATTTCTTCATGTGGAAGCAAAGGGAGGGGGGTTCTGGGGTGGGGAGTCAGGACCCTGAGATTCCAGTTCACAGTGTTTTCTCAGCTCACATTTCCTGCCCAACCACTGCGCGCGAGGACCCAGGCTGGGGTAGTGGGAACCAGGCAGATGTGAGTTTTGCTTTTTAGGGGTTCATCCAATCTGatgggggaggcagctgggaaCCAGTCAGACACCAGGTTAAAGTAGAGCAGAGCTGAGAGATCATCAAAAGGAGCCTGAGGCAgtcagggaggaaaggggagggttCTGGAGGCGAGGATACACCAATGGATGAAGCAGGAGGGATAGAGGTCACAGAGGGAGATAAGGGCCCTCTGGCACAGGGAACAGccaatgcaaaggccctggggtaggaaGGTGCTGGCCAGAAGAGCATTGAGGAGGGCTAGAGTGTGCCCAAGAGAAGGAGAGGATATCGAAGGTGCACTAGAGGCcttgcagaggaaggagaaggaggagggggaagagggtgaTGGATGAGGAAGGGGCCAAGGGTAAAGGGTGAGGCAAAGTGGGAGgcaaagaaatgaaagaggtgggagtagggaggaggaggaagaggagataaAAATGGAGGAAGGCCTGTCCTAGCCACTTTGGATGGAGCAtaggcccatgaactgaagggtcccagaatcaattccagtcaaggacacatgccccagttgagtgctcaatacccagtggggggccatgcaggaggcagctgatcaatgattctctcatcattgttgtttccatctctctctccctctccctccctctctgaaaccaataaaaatatattttaaaaaagaagtcctggccctggccggttttgctcggtggatagagcgttggcctgtggactgaatggtcccaggtttcattctggtcaagggcacgtaccttggttgcgggcacatccccagtagtgaatgtgcaggaggcagccgatcgatgtttctctcattgatgtttctaactctctatccatctcccctcctttctgtaaaaaaatcaatgaaatatatatattttttaaagtgcttacATCCCAGACAACCTCAGTATATTGCTCTTGGATTCCTAAAGAAATAACCCAGAGGACTGGCTGTGAAAAAAATGGGCTTATGAGGACTTACAAGTTCAACTGCTAAGTCCCATCAGGCGACAGAGGGGTGCACTGGGGGAGGCCGGCCCGTGCTGTTGTTTTGCTGCCACCCAGATGTTCCCCACACCAGGTTCACAGAGGACAGCGAACAGAAGCACAGGccatgcaggggaggagggggcctgtGTAAGACCAACACTGCAAGCTGTCTTCTTCCCTGAGGacctggccaggctcccagctcTCACAGTCCGCTGACTGATGGCCTCACTGTCTCcccacaggagggagggaagttggagtGTGGGAGGGTCCATGCGCCCACTTACCAGGCACAAGCCAACCAGGCCATGGAAAGCACTCTGGGCAGGGCATTCGCTCCCCCCTCCACAGTTCTCAGAGAGTTCCTCCTCTGTGCTCATGCCCTCCACGCTGGATAATTTATATTGTGTGACAGCCACCACTCTTCACAGGGGTGTAGACTGCCTGGTTCCCAGTGGGCATTTCTCCTCAGCATTGGTTTGATCACTCTAACAGGAGGGAGATTCGCCAACACAGGGGCTGGATATGCTTGCAGAGCTGGACTTTGTAGGGTACCATTGCCTGACCTGTTCTCTGGTGTTGGAGAGAGGAAAACTTCATattcttgtgtgtgtttgtttttcaaaatacaatcaaaagtttatttagagccctggccggtttggctcagaggatagaatgtaggcctgtggactgaagggacccgggATCGAGTCCAGTCAGTGGTACATGCCGCtgttgccagctccatccccagtaggtgtactacaggcagccaatcaatgtttctctctcatcaatgtttctatctctccatccctctcccttaccatctctctaaaaatcaataaaaaatgtttaaataaatgaataaataaataaaatctacaaAAGCATATCTTCCCCTGAGGGGATTTTAAAAAAGTGGgcgggggctggtggggggggggaatcctgTCCTGGGAAGGTGTGGGTTTCTCCCCAGCTGCCACCACTGCAAGCAAGCAGCTGCTTTGCCCACATATGTAAGTTGCTCCTCTTAAAGCTCCTGTGAATTTGAATACGGCCACATGTCATTTCTTCAGAACTGACCCATCCCATGACTGAGCTCACAGTGGATATCTGCATCCCTTACCGGGTGCTGGGGCAGACTGGAGCATCTTGGTTTTCATTGCTGCAGTGAATGTGGCCCCAATCAGGGACCTCAAAAATAACGGtgtgctgccctagctggtttggctcaatgaatagagcatcggcctgcaaactgaagggtcccggcttcgtttccagccaagggcatatgcctgggttgctggctcaatccccagtggagggttttacagaaggcagccaatcaatgattctgtctcatcattgatgtttctctctctctttccctctcctttctctctgaaataaatatcaataatttaaaaaataggggtGTAGATGAACTGTAGCATTCCTAGCTGCCTACGAATTTGTGGTTCCCCCCTACGGATTTCTAGGGTCGCACTGTTACCAATTCAAAGTTCATGCACCCAATGCATCAAAAAAGGACAATATTCAAAACATCAGAGCTTGGAGGAAGAAAAGGTTTACTGATCAAGAAGGCTCCAGCTGGAGAAGACGGGGGCCTTAAAGCTCACACAAAGCCATCGCAGGAGAGCCCAGAATTCAGGCTTATTTCCTGTCAAGGGAAGGGAGAACAGGCGAGAGGTATGTGAcacctgggctcccacagggATCCAAGGAAGAGCACAGAACCCTCTGATTCTCTTTGTCCCCCAGTTCTCCAGTGACCTCTGCTCATCTCATTAGGTCTTGAGGCTCCCACAAATCTTTGCCAAAAGTTCAAGCTTTCAGCAGAATTTCTCTAATAACTAGCATACCTAGAGCATGACCTGAAGACCATGGGGGAAATGCAGGCTAGAAATAAGATAGAATCAGAGAGCTTTTCCTTCTGTTACACCACCTGCCCAGGGAGGCCCCTCACTGGGCAAAGCCTCCCTGCAGAATAACATGATCCCACCGAGAAGGGAGTAGAGCCTTAAACCCCCTGAGCACAGGCAGGCGCTGCCAGAGGGCAGGGTGAGTGGGAACATTGCtcattctctctgcctcctgcaggtcagAGAGAAGCCATTGCCCCACAGATTTCATAGCCGCACGAACCAACCTGCATACTTTCCCTTGCCGTTTGCGGGGAGCTGGCTGCTACATCAAtaagccaggctgcagccctagctggtttggtgcTGGgcatagagcattggtctgcggactggagggtcccaggtttgattccagtcaagggcacaggcccatgttgcgggctggatccccagtagtggatgtgcaggaggcagccaatcagtgattctcattcactactgatgtttctatctctctttccctctcccttcctctctgaaatcaataaaaatatatttaaaaatataagctggGTGGGAGTATATTATCACAAACATTCCCTGAATCTGGGGCAGCCCTGTTGGCTCGGTTGTTGTTACtgtggaggggagcagagggtaCCACCCCAAATATGCCTTTGGAGATGCTGACAGTTTAAGCTGTTCCTTTCAAGAAACAAAAGCCTCAGAAGAGCCCGCCCTCCTCCCTAACTGCCTGAAAGGGATCTAGAGGAGGACCTGCTTCAGGAGAGGAGCTCAGCACAGGCATCTGTAGTTTAATAGGAACTGGgtgggaaggacagagaggaCACTAGCAAGGCCCTCTGATCACAGTCCTACTGTTCAAGTTGGCCCCGCAAACATCTGTTTTCCAAGTCCATGTGAATTGCCTTCCTCCCCTTTCAAGTCCCAAACCACAACTCCCCCTCTGTAGCTCTGGGTGGCACCTGTGCCTCAAATGCCCAGTCTGCCCTGGGGATTCTCATGGcacaatataaatatgtaaaaagctgtcatgtgtaataaacatgtcgAGTGCAATAAAGCTGGCTGTTTGCTCCTGTTAGCCTTGCAggtgttaatttgattattagtctagccagaagaacttagaaagGTGGAAGAAAAACGTGTTTTTGTATTCCCCACACTTTGCTTTTCCTGGTATTAAGGGGTCCAATGGCATGGGAGCATCTTCCACTTCTTCATCAAAGCTCACAACACCCGCCTCTTCACTCTCATCACCTCCCCTGAGATTCTACCCCTTCGCTGCCAATCAGCCTTTGTCTCAAGTGCTTGGACCTTAACCTGAGGAAACGCAGAAGAAAGGTGGCAAAATCGATTTATAGGGAAAACCCACAGCTTTCTGCTTGCAGGGCCAGGACTAGTGCGAGGTGAGGAAGGCACTTGCCTTGGGTGCAACATGTAGAGGGGGCACGACAATGTTAGTTATCATCACCCCGTTTCACAGCTccatggaaactgaggcagaggggaCATTGCTTGCCCAGCATCCCACTGGGCGGCAGGGCTGTTCACACACAGCCTTGGCCTCTGACCCGCAGTGCGGGTCCCGAGTTGGCCCTAAAGTTTGGAGGCTGGCACAGCGCAGCTCAGAGAAGTCCTCTCCCCCAGGGCTGCGTCCTTGCACCTGGGCTCCTGGTCTGGGAGCGGCTCCTGCTCATGGGATGCACAGCTCCTGGTGGCTCCTCAGCAAGACCCTCCCACCCTGGTCCTGTGGCTGTGGAGTGGCTTTGAGCGGTCGAGGCAGAAGGATATTCCTCCTCCGACACCCTCCATGGCCCCCAGGGTCCCCTCTGACACAGCAGCAGGGACGCTACGGGAGCTCCTGCTGGGTCACTACGGAGAGTGACACCGAAGCCAGCCTCTTGGGGGAGACCcgggccctgcccactcccaggccACCATTcacctcccagcctcagtttccccagctggggACTGGACCAGTGATCCTCTGCCTCTCAGGTCACAGTCCACAGGAACAAGAGGCTGGCATGCCCTAGGCTTTCCGTCACTGCAGCTGTCACCTTCAGGAACACAGGAGAAGGGCAGGGACTTACGAGGGGGTGTCCTCTCCCACAGGAGCTCACGTCCAGCACCCAGCCCAGAAGGATCAAGCCCATAATTCTCATTCTGGGGAGGGAAAGTGAAAGCTAAACTGTCCTCTTCCTGCAGATGCCCCGTTTTGGAACTTCTCATTGGTTGGCCTAGATCCCATGTTAATAAGGGGCAGCTCCAGCTCAGAAAGTTCTAGCTTTCTTTCCTCACTCACTCCCAGGCTCCCCTGCATCACTCTTGATGGCACCCATTACTCACCGCTACTCCCAACTGCCCAGGGATGAGAATCCCAAGACGCTGGAGGACCGCAAGCTGCCAGTGTTGGTGTGGATCCTGCTGGGCCTCCTGCTGTTAGTGGTGTTAGGTCTGTCTGTGGCAATAGGCGTTTTGGCTGCCAAGTTCAATATCCCAGCTCGCAAGGATGGCCTCCCGGCTGAGCAGGAGTGTCGAAACATCACCCACCTCCTGGAGCAGGTGCTGACCCGGGTCCAGGAAGTCTTACGGGGGACCGAGGCCCAAGCTGCCACTTGCAACCAGACTGTGGTAAGTCACCGCCCCTCCTAGAGAGGGCCCTGTGCTTGGGCGGACCCCCAGGGTCTGGGTGCTGGCGGACTCCCAGGTTCTGGGTGCTTGGGGACCCCCAGGGTctagatggagatggagatggagctAGACCTTGAAACTGCCCCTAGGCCCCTGCATGGGGAGCCTGAATTTCCCCACCAGGGTTTTGGGGAGCTCTAAACTCCCCCTGGGGTGCCAGTGTGGGACCCCAGAGCACCCACTAAGGGGATTCAGTATCCCCAGTAGCATTTGGATGGATCTCCAAACTCTAGGACAttggtttagggcagtggtcggcaaactcattagtcaacagagccaaatatcaaaagtacaacaattgaaatttcttttgagagccaaattttttaaacataaactgtatatgttggtacattgttatgaacttagttagggtactcctaaggcttaggaagagccacactccaggggccaaagagctgcatgtggctcacgaaccGCAGTTGCCCACCATGGGTCTAGGGCAGCTGGGAACCCTCCCTAGGCACAGTCTTAGGGAAGCTGAAATCCCCTCTGGGGGTTGGGATGGGGAACCCACCAGACTCTGAAGAAGGCAGGggcttttttctctgtttttagtttttatttattgattttaggagagaggaagggagagagcgagagaaacattgatttgttgttccacttattgatgcattgaTGGGTTGATtctcagtatgtgccctgatcagggattgaacccacaatgttggcatattgggatgacatctaaccaactgacctaccagGGCAAGGCAGGGGCTCTTGATACTTCCACTGCATCCCTGAGAGGCAGCATTTTAACTGGGGTCTTGATGTGGGGGACCTTGAAACTCCCACTGGACATCTAACTTGGGTTCAGAAATCCCACTCTGTTCTGGGTTTGAGGTGACGTCTAACTCTTCTTGGACAATCGCCCGGGGGATCTGGACATTTCTCCTAGGTTTGGGCCAAGAGAACCTCCAAATTCCTAAACTGGGGTGAAAGGGGGCTTGAAACTCCCATTTTGAGGATCACACCCTAGGAGGGTGGGAGACAGGTTCAGAGAGGGTTGGCAGGAATCCTGAAACGGGTTTGGGCCTGAGCCCTCTGACTCCAGGGCCTGGACAgggggtcagggcccagggaCAGCAGCCAAGCCCACCAGGGACAAGAACCCCAGTTTGCAACACCCTTACTCTTCCCGGCATCCCAGGAGACCCTGAAGATTTCCCTGAAAGAGGAGAAGGCTGCGGGCCACAAGCAACAGGAGCTGGTGCAGAAGCTTCAAGGTGAGAAAAACAGAGGCCCCGGTTGCAGTCAGGGAGTTTGCAGGAGCAGGTCAGGTattgaagaggagggagagggagggcctCAGGGCTGGGCTCCGGGAGAGGGACAGGACCAAAGCCAGTGGAAGTAGAAGGGGAGGGCAAGCCAGACATCCCAGGTGCACTTGCTCAAATGGAGGCTGGGTCCTGtccgggggtggggccagttggGGCGTGGCTACTGTGTGGAcactctctctgtccctccttaGAGGAGATCAAGACATTGAATCAGTCGCTGCAGGACAAATCCGCGGAGCTGGATGAGAAATCCGCGGATCTAGAGAAGAAATCCagggatctggagaagaaatccgcGGATCTGCAGAAGAAATCCgcggatctggagaagaaatccgcGGATCTGCAGAATAAATCCGAGGATCTGGAGAGGAAATCCgcggatctggagaagaaatcaagagatctggagaagaaatccggGGATCTGGAGGAGAAATCCgcggatctggagaagaaatccggggatctggagaagaaatcaagagatctggagaagaaatccgcggatctggagaagaaatccgcGGATCTGGAGAATAAATCCACTGACCTGGAGAAGAAATCTGtggatctggagaagaaatccggggatctggagaagaaatccaCTGACCTGGAGAAGAAATCTGtggatctggagaagaaatccggggatctggagaagaaatccaCTGACCTGGAGAAGAAATCCGtggatctggagaagaaatccgcggatctggagaagaaatccgtggatctggagaagaaatccgcggatctggagaagaaatccggggatctggagaagaaatccgcggatctggagaagaaatccggggatctggagaagaaatccgaGGATCTGGAGAGGAAATCCACGGATCTGCAGAATAAATCCgcggatctggagaagaaatccgcggatctggagaagaaatcaaGAGATCTGGAGGAGAAATCCgcggatctggagaagaaatccggggttctggagaagaaatccgcggatctggagaagaaatccacggatctggagaagaaatccggggatctggagaagaaatccacggatctggagaagaaatccgcggatctggagaagaaatccaCGGATCTGCAGAAGAAATCCGCGGATTTGGAGAAGAAATCCggggatctggagaagaaatccgcGGATCTGGAGAATAAATCCACTGACCTGGAGAAGAAATCTGtggatctggagaagaaatccggggatctggagaagaaatccaCTGACCTGGAGAAGAAATCCGtggatctggagaagaaatccgcggatctggagaagaaatccgcggatctggagaagaaatccggggatctggagaagaaatccgcggatctggagaagaaatccggggatctggagaagaaatccgcggatctggagaagaaatccggggatctggagaagaaatccgcGGAGCTGCAGCAACTAAGGTCAGGACACCCACCCACCCCGGCCATACCCCTTCCTCCTTCCAACCCCTGACCTAGGATCCCCTTGGCTCTGAAAATTCCCATTGCCCTCGGGACAAAGTTGGAGTCCCAGCCTTGTCCCTCCAGTCACCCAACTCTGGGGGGCACCCAGCCACTCCCCTGCCCAGTGACCTggtgaggaaggagaagaaatttTGAGGGGCTTCTAGCCCAGCACCAGTGCAGCCAGACCTGGCAGCCTCCTGAGGTGTCCCCATCTCCTCCTCAGAAAAAAGAATGAGGACTTGGTCTCTACCAACTTCTGGATCACCATCCTTCTCTCTGTGACCGCAGTGCTCCTGTTCCTGAGCCTCCTGGCTCTGCTGGTGTTTTACCTCAGAAAGCCTGCCGGTGaggagggggctggagagggatggGAGGAGTTAGGGACAGTCAGGGTCTGGGGTGGTGGGctgcctgcggggagggggctgggtgctggggagagaggaatcaCAGTGAGGAGCTGTGGGGCAGAAATAGAACAGTGGGGACCAGCTATGTTATCCTATTAACCCTGTCTGTTAACTGTGACTGTTCTCTTCCAATTAGGCACATTCTAAACTGGCTGAGAGCTGTTTGCCCAGGGACACTTGGGATTAACCTCAGAATGCAGTCCAGGCTCCTTTTCTGAGAGTTTCCTGTCATCTTGGAAAGATAACAACCTGGTCCCAGAGGCGCTCTCTCCCATTTGGCCTGCAATCCATCCTAATAAACTTTCAtaggattcaaccctgtctctgcttaataaTTGATT
The sequence above is a segment of the Myotis daubentonii chromosome 5, mMyoDau2.1, whole genome shotgun sequence genome. Coding sequences within it:
- the LOC132234837 gene encoding myosin heavy chain, striated muscle-like isoform X6, whose protein sequence is MAPITHRYSQLPRDENPKTLEDRKLPVLVWILLGLLLLVVLGLSVAIGVLAAKFNIPARKDGLPAEQECRNITHLLEQVLTRVQEVLRGTEAQAATCNQTVETLKISLKEEKAAGHKQQELVQKLQEEIKTLNQSLQDKSAELDEKSADLEKKSRDLEKKSADLQKKSADLEKKSADLQNKSEDLERKSADLEKKSRDLEKKSGDLEEKSADLEKKSGDLEKKSRDLEKKSADLEKKSADLENKSTDLEKKSVDLEKKSGDLEKKSTDLEKKSVDLEKKSGDLEKKSTDLEKKSVDLEKKSADLEKKSVDLEKKSADLEKKSGDLEKKSADLEKKSGDLEKKSEDLERKSTDLQNKSADLEKKSADLEKKSRDLEEKSADLEKKSGVLEKKSADLEKKSTDLEKKSGDLEKKSTDLEKKSADLEKKSTDLQKKSADLEKKSGDLEKKSADLENKSTDLEKKSVDLEKKSGDLEKKSTDLEKKSVDLEKKSADLEKKSADLEKKSGDLEKKSADLEKKSGDLEKKSADLEKKSGDLEKKSAELQQLRKENEALVSAKGPPNSGVSLHLSVAAVLLPLNLLALLV
- the LOC132234837 gene encoding myosin heavy chain, striated muscle-like isoform X4; the protein is MAPITHRYSQLPRDENPKTLEDRKLPVLVWILLGLLLLVVLGLSVAIGVLAAKFNIPARKDGLPAEQECRNITHLLEQVLTRVQEVLRGTEAQAATCNQTVETLKISLKEEKAAGHKQQELVQKLQEEIKTLNQSLQDKSAELDEKSADLEKKSRDLEKKSADLQKKSADLEKKSADLQNKSEDLERKSADLEKKSRDLEKKSGDLEEKSADLEKKSGDLEKKSRDLEKKSADLEKKSADLENKSTDLEKKSVDLEKKSGDLEKKSTDLEKKSVDLEKKSGDLEKKSTDLEKKSVDLEKKSADLEKKSVDLEKKSADLEKKSGDLEKKSADLEKKSGDLEKKSEDLERKSTDLQNKSADLEKKSADLEKKSRDLEEKSADLEKKSGVLEKKSADLEKKSTDLEKKSGDLEKKSTDLEKKSADLEKKSTDLQKKSADLEKKSGDLEKKSADLENKSTDLEKKSVDLEKKSGDLEKKSTDLEKKSVDLEKKSADLEKKSADLEKKSGDLEKKSADLEKKSGDLEKKSADLEKKSGDLEKKSAELQQLRKKNEDLVSTNFWITILLSVTAVLLFLSLLALLVFYLRKPAGTF
- the LOC132234837 gene encoding myosin heavy chain, striated muscle-like isoform X3 — translated: MAPITHRYSQLPRDENPKTLEDRKLPVLVWILLGLLLLVVLGLSVAIGVLAAKFNIPARKDGLPAEQECRNITHLLEQVLTRVQEVLRGTEAQAATCNQTVETLKISLKEEKAAGHKQQELVQKLQEEIKTLNQSLQDKSAELDEKSADLEKKSRDLEKKSADLQKKSADLEKKSADLQNKSEDLERKSADLEKKSRDLEKKSGDLEEKSADLEKKSGDLEKKSRDLEKKSADLEKKSADLENKSTDLEKKSVDLEKKSGDLEKKSTDLEKKSVDLEKKSGDLEKKSTDLEKKSVDLEKKSADLEKKSVDLEKKSADLEKKSGDLEKKSADLEKKSGDLEKKSEDLERKSTDLQNKSADLEKKSADLEKKSRDLEEKSADLEKKSGVLEKKSADLEKKSTDLEKKSGDLEKKSTDLEKKSADLEKKSTDLQKKSADLEKKSGDLEKKSADLENKSTDLEKKSVDLEKKSGDLEKKSTDLEKKSVDLEKKSADLEKKSADLEKKSGDLEKKSADLEKKSGDLEKKSADLEKKSGDLEKKSAELQQLRKKNEDLVSTNFWITILLSVTAVLLFLSLLALLVFYLRKPAGTF
- the LOC132234837 gene encoding myosin heavy chain, striated muscle-like isoform X2; this translates as MAPITHRYSQLPRDENPKTLEDRKLPVLVWILLGLLLLVVLGLSVAIGVLAAKFNIPARKDGLPAEQECRNITHLLEQVLTRVQEVLRGTEAQAATCNQTVETLKISLKEEKAAGHKQQELVQKLQEEIKTLNQSLQDKSAELDEKSADLEKKSRDLEKKSADLQKKSADLEKKSADLQNKSEDLERKSADLEKKSRDLEKKSGDLEEKSADLEKKSGDLEKKSRDLEKKSADLEKKSADLENKSTDLEKKSVDLEKKSGDLEKKSTDLEKKSVDLEKKSGDLEKKSTDLEKKSVDLEKKSADLEKKSVDLEKKSADLEKKSGDLEKKSADLEKKSGDLEKKSEDLERKSTDLQNKSADLEKKSADLEKKSRDLEEKSADLEKKSGVLEKKSADLEKKSTDLEKKSGDLEKKSTDLEKKSADLEKKSTDLQKKSADLEKKSGDLEKKSADLENKSTDLEKKSVDLEKKSGDLEKKSTDLEKKSVDLEKKSADLEKKSADLEKKSGDLEKKSADLEKKSGDLEKKSADLEKKSGDLEKKSAELQQLRHILTWLRAVCPGTWGLTSECSPGSFSESSLSSWKDNNLVPDRLAICPNKLS
- the LOC132234837 gene encoding myosin heavy chain, striated muscle-like isoform X1 is translated as MAPITHRYSQLPRDENPKTLEDRKLPVLVWILLGLLLLVVLGLSVAIGVLAAKFNIPARKDGLPAEQECRNITHLLEQVLTRVQEVLRGTEAQAATCNQTVETLKISLKEEKAAGHKQQELVQKLQEEIKTLNQSLQDKSAELDEKSADLEKKSRDLEKKSADLQKKSADLEKKSADLQNKSEDLERKSADLEKKSRDLEKKSGDLEEKSADLEKKSGDLEKKSRDLEKKSADLEKKSADLENKSTDLEKKSVDLEKKSGDLEKKSTDLEKKSVDLEKKSGDLEKKSTDLEKKSVDLEKKSADLEKKSVDLEKKSADLEKKSGDLEKKSADLEKKSGDLEKKSEDLERKSTDLQNKSADLEKKSADLEKKSRDLEEKSADLEKKSGVLEKKSADLEKKSTDLEKKSGDLEKKSTDLEKKSADLEKKSTDLQKKSADLEKKSGDLEKKSADLENKSTDLEKKSVDLEKKSGDLEKKSTDLEKKSVDLEKKSADLEKKSADLEKKSGDLEKKSADLEKKSGDLEKKSADLEKKSGDLEKKSAELQQLRKKNEDLVSTNFWITILLSVTAVLLFLSLLALLVFYLRKPAGKAHSNLAESCTHRANGN